The Bombus affinis isolate iyBomAffi1 chromosome 17, iyBomAffi1.2, whole genome shotgun sequence genome includes a region encoding these proteins:
- the LOC126926090 gene encoding uncharacterized protein LOC126926090, whose product MATPREDKTETVSAALTNSGIDPTVKALLDAMQKQMSMLALRMDEVVAKTKTGNVSEASSLITVDEVTHTAKDLSVLRESRPLLQTPPQPSWERTFPEQYTQPELKAESALKCIPILNGEDDIDVEDFIHEIQEVRMMCSEPTLLLKMIKIEKIVGKAAMAIRNIRITEFESLYEALRRNVAAQVSVREQQDELRGMRQGLTESVQNYNIRFRSVFNKLQHSITNEYRDELTRRVMNEQLYMDSVTDYVGGLRPEIGQALMANPPPQTSSKQKGKQ is encoded by the coding sequence atggcaacgccacgagaagacaaaaccgaaactgttagcgccgctttaactaacagcggaatagacccaacagttaaagctttgcttgatgcaatgcagaaacaaatgagtatgcttgcactgcgtatggatgaagttgtagcaaaaacaaaaacgggaaatgtatcggaggccagttccctaataaccgtagacgaagtaacccacaccgctaaagatctatcggtccttcgagaatctcgcccattacttcaaacaccacctcaaccatcctgggaaaggacttttcctgaacaatatacgcaaccagagctaaaagctgagagtgcattaaaatgcattccgatattaaacggagaggatgatatagacgtggaggattttattcatgaaatacaagaagtaagaatgatgtgtagcgaaccaacactattgctaaaaatgattaaaatagagaagattgtaggaaaagccgcaatggcaatccgcaatattcgtattaccgaattcgaatctctgtatgaagcattgagacgtaatgtagctgcgcaagtatcagtgagagaacaacaggacgaattaaggggaatgaggcaaggattaaccgaaagcgtgcaaaactataacatcagatttcgaagtgtttttaacaaactccaacacagcattaccaacgagtatagagacgaactaactcgacgggtgatgaacgagcaactatacatggactctgtgaccgactatgtaggaggccttcgtccagaaatagggcagGCGCTAATGGCTAATCCCCCCCCCCAAACCTCATCGAAGCAGAAAggaaagcaatga
- the LOC126926092 gene encoding uncharacterized protein LOC126926092 has protein sequence MPMQAFKEKTPPTEKATRIAKEKILKGDKITRYMRKFPVEEGACKTTRSLARSQPMATRDEAASTSELDTPAEMSDSGSEAAAPRECLRRKAMANRATAETKCNDEDSIVIKMSEWKAMTEIITEVFREIQCIGSRLYLISKKDTDIKKRRDAISKKAIKLHSMLDEMRLKRNARIVTATRMTTPPGRSEEKEGKRKEISPVEGKGYTKRKGPTTVEASYAGACAGNSSAKATTDCTDSD, from the coding sequence atgccaatgcaggcattcaaggaaaagacaccacccaccgaaaaggcgacccgaatcgccaaggaaaaaatcttgaaaggtgacaagatcaccagatatatgagaaagttCCCAGTGGAGGAgggcgcgtgcaagacaacgagaagcctggccaggagccagccgatggcaacgagggacgaagcagccagcacctcggagctagacacaccggcggaaatgtcggacagcggcagcgaagcggcggcaccaagggaatgtctcaggaggaaagccatggcgaacagagcgacggccgagaccaaatgcaatgacgaggacagtatcgtcatcaaaatgagcgaatggaaggcgatgacggaaatcatcacagaagtcttccgcgaaatccaatgcataggtagcagactctacctcataaGCAAAAAGGacaccgacatcaagaaaaggagggacgctatcagtaaaaaagcgatcaagctccactcgatgttggacgagatgaggctcaagaggaacgctaggatagtcacggccaccaggatgaccacccctccggggaggagtgaggagaaggaaggaaaaaggaaggagatatcgcccgtcgaggggaaagGCTACACCAAGAGAAAGggaccaacgaccgtggaggcctcctacgcaggagcctgtgccggcaacagctcggcaaaagcgactacggactgcacggacaGCGATTGA
- the LOC126926096 gene encoding uncharacterized protein LOC126926096, whose protein sequence is MANSSEDSLNTPNPNPNCNSTSEVGSGQLTMQQHIAILRELVQTLVQKSSEETKNLSLPRFNPGIAGSDPAACCAVVNLILEENPLRGSALFSALEGSATQWLSQVPVAQDVTWSKFKVIFIARFGGKETATSVLMKMSNEKPLEDETTGAFGIRIRSFLKAKWENLTLAEVINASVVFQLASLDQRIERIALQAISRLKINS, encoded by the coding sequence ATGGCTAATTCCAGTGAAGATTCATTGAACACCCCTAATCCTAATCCTAACTGCAActcgacatcagaagtgggatcagggcaGTTAACTATGCAACAGCATATAGCCATCTTGCGTGAGTTAGTTCAGacgctagtgcaaaaatcgagtgAGGAAACTAAAAATTTATCGCTTCCGCGCTTTAATCCTGGTATCGCGGGTTCCGACCCAGCTGCATGTTGCGCGGTTGTTAATCTGATCTTGGAAGAAAATCCTTTACGGGGCAGTGCGTTATTTTCTGCTCTAGAAGGTTCTGCAACACAATGGCTTTCGCAAGTACCTGTTGCTCAAGATGTTACCTGGTCAAAGTTTAAGGTCATTTTTATTGCACGTTTTGGTGGCAAAGAAACAGCTACCTCAGTACTAATGAAGATGTCCAATGAAAAACCACTGGAGGACGAAACCACGGGAGCTTTCGGCATTCGTATCCGTTCCTTCCTGAAGGCGAAGTGGGAAAATTTAACTTTGGCTGAGGTAATCAACGCCTCCGTCGTTTTTCAATTGGCTTCACTAGACCAGCGTATTGAACGGATAGCACTTCAAGCGATATCAAGACTGAAGATCAATTCCTGA